Proteins from a genomic interval of Mycobacterium conspicuum:
- a CDS encoding TlyA family RNA methyltransferase yields the protein MSRRARVDAELVRRGLARSRQQAAELIGAGKVRIDGLPAVKPATAVAVTAALTVADDGERTWVSRGAHKLIGALDAFGIPVEGRRCLDAGASTGGFTEVLLDRGAGEVVAVDVGYGQLAWSLRSDSRVVVVERTNVRDLTPEAIGGRADLVVADLSFISLATVLPALAGCAAPGADIVPMVKPQFEVGKGQVGPGGVVHDPVLRAEAVRSVARRAGELGWHTVDVTASPLPGPSGNVEYFLWLRAETDRGLAGDALAAAVQRAVAEGPQ from the coding sequence ATGTCCCGGCGTGCCCGCGTCGACGCCGAGCTGGTGCGGCGCGGCCTGGCCCGGTCCCGTCAGCAGGCCGCGGAGCTGATCGGCGCCGGCAAGGTGCGCATCGACGGCCTGCCGGCCGTGAAGCCGGCCACCGCCGTCGCCGTCACCGCCGCGCTGACCGTGGCCGACGACGGCGAACGCACCTGGGTGTCGCGGGGCGCGCACAAGCTCATCGGGGCGCTGGACGCCTTCGGGATCCCCGTCGAGGGTCGTCGCTGCCTGGACGCCGGGGCGTCGACCGGCGGATTCACCGAAGTGCTGCTCGATCGCGGGGCGGGCGAGGTGGTTGCGGTCGACGTGGGATATGGCCAGCTGGCCTGGTCGTTGCGCAGCGATTCGCGGGTGGTCGTCGTCGAGCGGACCAACGTGCGGGACCTGACGCCCGAGGCGATCGGCGGGCGGGCCGACCTGGTGGTGGCCGACCTGTCGTTCATCTCGCTGGCCACCGTGTTACCGGCGCTGGCTGGATGCGCCGCGCCCGGCGCGGATATCGTTCCCATGGTGAAGCCGCAGTTTGAGGTGGGGAAGGGCCAGGTGGGTCCCGGCGGGGTGGTTCACGACCCGGTGTTGCGCGCGGAAGCGGTGCGCAGCGTCGCGCGGCGCGCGGGGGAGCTGGGATGGCACACCGTGGATGTCACGGCCAGCCCGCTGCCGGGCCCGTCGGGCAATGTCGAATACTTCCTGTGGCTGCGCGCCGAGACTGACCGTGGGCTAGCTGGTGATGCCCTGGCCGCGGCGGTGCAGCGCGCGGTGGCAGAGGGTCCGCAATGA
- a CDS encoding copper transporter, translating to MISLRQHAFSLAAVFLALAVGVVLGSGFLSDTLLSSLRAEKRDLYTQINGLNDQKNVLNEKLSAANNFDNQLVGRMVHDALGAKTVVVFRTPDAKDDDVAAVSKIVGQAGGTVTGTVSLTQEFVDANSGEKLRTVVNSSILPAGAQLSTKLVDQGSQAGDLLGITLLLNPNPAPAVEDVQRDTVLAALRDTGFITYQPSDHVGAANAAIVVTGGGLPQDAGNQGVTVARFSSALAPHGSGTLLAGRDGSAAGGAAVAVTRADAGMAAAISTVDDVDTAPGRITAILGLHDLINGGHVGQYGTGHGATSITVPQ from the coding sequence ATGATCTCGTTACGCCAACACGCGTTCTCACTGGCGGCCGTCTTCCTGGCGCTGGCCGTCGGCGTGGTGCTGGGCTCCGGCTTTTTGTCCGACACCCTGCTGTCCAGCCTGCGTGCCGAGAAGCGTGACCTCTACACGCAGATCAACGGGCTCAACGACCAGAAGAACGTGCTGAACGAAAAGCTCAGTGCGGCAAACAACTTCGATAACCAGTTGGTCGGCCGCATGGTGCACGACGCGCTGGGCGCCAAGACGGTGGTGGTCTTCCGCACCCCGGACGCCAAAGACGACGACGTCGCCGCGGTGTCGAAGATCGTGGGTCAGGCCGGCGGCACGGTGACCGGGACGGTGTCGCTGACGCAGGAGTTCGTCGACGCCAACTCGGGGGAGAAGCTGCGCACCGTGGTGAACTCGTCCATCCTGCCCGCCGGCGCGCAGCTGAGCACCAAGCTGGTCGACCAGGGGTCCCAGGCGGGCGACCTACTGGGCATCACGCTGCTGCTCAACCCCAACCCGGCCCCGGCGGTGGAAGACGTTCAGCGGGACACCGTGCTGGCGGCGCTGCGCGACACCGGGTTCATCACCTATCAGCCGTCTGATCACGTCGGTGCGGCCAACGCCGCGATCGTCGTCACCGGCGGTGGGCTGCCCCAAGACGCCGGCAACCAGGGCGTCACCGTGGCCCGGTTCTCCTCCGCGCTGGCCCCGCACGGCTCCGGCACGCTGCTGGCCGGCCGGGACGGTTCGGCGGCGGGCGGCGCCGCGGTGGCGGTGACCCGCGCCGATGCCGGCATGGCGGCCGCGATCAGCACCGTCGACGACGTCGACACCGCACCCGGGCGGATCACCGCGATCCTGGGCCTGCACGATCTGATCAACGGCGGCCACGTCGGGCAGTACGGCACGGGGCACGGCGCCACCTCGATCACCGTGCCGCAGTAG
- the recN gene encoding DNA repair protein RecN, giving the protein MLTEIRIESLGAISVATAEFDRGLTVLTGETGTGKTMVVTGLHLLGGARADATRVRSGADRAVVEGRFTTTDLDEATSAGLDEILDASGAERDEDGSVIALRSVSRDGPSRAYLGGRSVPAKSLSGFTTELLTLHGQNDQLRLMRPEEQRGALDRFAAAGPACERYRKLRDAWLSARRDLIDRRNRARELAQEADRLHFALNEIDAVEPQPGEDDTLVADIVRLSELDTLREAAATAHTLLSGDDFGATDALGKARAALESTDDAKLQALAAQIGEALTVVADAGRELRGYLDELPTDASALESKLARQAELRTLTRKYAADIDGVLRWAQESRDRLAQLDVSEEGLAALERRADELGRELAQAAVDLSKIRRKAAKKLAKEVTAELSGLAMGDAEFTIEVTTDLAAAQDDAALPLPAGELARAGVDGVDQVEFGFAAHRGMTVLPLAKSASGGELSRVMLALEVVLTASSAGTTMVFDEVDAGVGGWAAVQIGRRLAKLARTHQVIVVTHLPQVAAYADVHLAVHSTGKGGASAVRRLTGDDRVAELARMLAGLGESDSGRAHARELLETAQSERG; this is encoded by the coding sequence ATGCTGACTGAAATCCGCATCGAATCACTGGGCGCCATCAGCGTCGCGACCGCCGAGTTCGACCGCGGCCTGACGGTGCTGACCGGCGAGACCGGCACCGGCAAGACCATGGTGGTGACCGGGCTGCACCTGCTCGGTGGCGCCCGCGCCGACGCCACCCGCGTGCGGTCCGGAGCCGACCGTGCGGTGGTCGAAGGCCGTTTCACCACAACCGATCTCGATGAAGCGACGAGTGCAGGGCTCGACGAGATCCTGGACGCCTCCGGCGCCGAACGCGACGAGGACGGCAGCGTGATCGCGCTGCGCTCGGTCAGCCGCGACGGGCCTTCGCGCGCGTATTTGGGTGGCCGCAGTGTGCCCGCCAAGTCGCTGAGCGGATTCACCACCGAGCTGCTGACTTTGCACGGGCAGAACGACCAATTGCGGTTGATGCGGCCCGAGGAGCAACGCGGCGCGCTGGATCGGTTCGCCGCCGCGGGCCCGGCGTGCGAGCGTTACCGCAAACTGCGGGACGCGTGGTTGTCGGCGCGACGCGACCTGATCGACCGCCGCAACCGGGCCCGCGAGCTCGCCCAGGAGGCGGACCGGCTGCACTTCGCGCTCAACGAGATCGATGCCGTGGAACCCCAACCCGGAGAAGACGACACGCTGGTGGCCGACATCGTTCGGCTCTCCGAGCTGGATACGTTGCGCGAGGCTGCGGCCACGGCGCACACGTTGTTGTCCGGCGATGACTTCGGTGCCACCGATGCTCTGGGAAAGGCAAGGGCCGCACTGGAATCCACCGACGACGCCAAGCTGCAGGCGCTGGCGGCGCAGATCGGCGAGGCGCTGACGGTGGTCGCCGACGCGGGCCGCGAGCTTCGCGGCTATCTGGACGAGCTCCCGACCGACGCCAGCGCGCTGGAGTCCAAGTTGGCCCGTCAGGCCGAGCTGCGGACGTTGACCCGCAAGTACGCGGCGGACATCGACGGGGTGCTGCGCTGGGCGCAGGAATCTCGGGACCGGCTGGCGCAACTCGATGTGTCCGAGGAGGGACTGGCCGCGCTAGAGCGTCGCGCCGATGAACTCGGGCGTGAATTAGCCCAAGCCGCAGTCGATCTCAGCAAAATCCGGCGCAAGGCCGCCAAGAAGCTGGCCAAGGAGGTCACGGCCGAGCTGTCCGGGTTGGCGATGGGAGATGCCGAATTCACCATCGAGGTGACCACGGATCTCGCGGCCGCGCAGGATGATGCGGCGCTCCCGCTGCCTGCAGGGGAGTTGGCCCGCGCCGGTGTGGACGGCGTCGACCAGGTGGAGTTCGGCTTCGCGGCGCACCGCGGCATGACGGTGCTGCCGCTGGCCAAGAGCGCGTCCGGCGGCGAGTTGTCCCGGGTGATGCTGGCGCTGGAAGTGGTGCTGACGGCCTCGTCGGCAGGGACCACGATGGTGTTCGACGAGGTCGACGCCGGCGTCGGCGGCTGGGCCGCGGTGCAGATCGGGCGCCGGCTGGCGAAGCTGGCCCGGACCCATCAGGTCATCGTGGTCACGCATCTGCCACAGGTCGCCGCCTACGCCGACGTCCATCTCGCGGTGCACAGCACCGGGAAGGGCGGGGCCAGTGCGGTGCGACGCCTGACCGGTGACGATCGGGTGGCCGAGCTGGCCCGGATGCTGGCCGGGCTCGGGGAGTCCGACAGCGGTCGCGCGCACGCGCGCGAACTGTTGGAGACAGCGCAGAGCGAGCGCGGCTAG
- a CDS encoding NAD kinase, whose product MTPQSHKERTVLLVVHTGRDEATETARRVEKVLGDQGIALRVLSAEAVDRGSLHLAPDDMRALGVEIEVVDAEPNAAEGCELVLVLGGDGTFLRAAELARNAGIPVLGVNLGRIGFLAEAEAESIETVLEHVIARDYRVEERLTLDIVVRYRGTVIEQGWALNEASLEKGPRLGVLGVVVEIDGRPVSTFGCDGVLVATPTGSTAYAFSAGGPVLWPDLEAILVVPNNAHALFGRPMVTSPEATIAIEIEAGGNDALVFCDGRREMVIPAGGRLEVTRCATPVKWARLDSAPFTDRLVRKFRLPVTGWRGK is encoded by the coding sequence ATGACGCCCCAAAGTCACAAGGAACGCACCGTTCTGCTGGTGGTCCACACCGGGCGCGATGAAGCGACCGAGACCGCGCGGCGCGTCGAAAAGGTGTTGGGCGACCAGGGGATTGCGCTTCGGGTGCTGTCCGCCGAGGCGGTCGACCGGGGATCGCTGCACCTGGCTCCCGACGACATGCGTGCCCTGGGCGTCGAGATCGAGGTGGTCGACGCCGAGCCGAATGCCGCCGAGGGCTGCGAGCTGGTGCTCGTCCTCGGCGGCGACGGCACCTTTCTGCGCGCGGCCGAATTGGCTCGCAACGCCGGCATTCCGGTGCTCGGCGTCAACCTGGGTCGGATCGGCTTTTTGGCCGAGGCCGAGGCGGAGTCCATCGAAACGGTGCTCGAGCACGTCATCGCGCGTGACTACCGGGTGGAGGAGCGACTGACGCTGGATATCGTTGTGCGCTACCGGGGCACCGTCATCGAGCAGGGCTGGGCGCTCAACGAGGCCAGCCTGGAAAAGGGCCCGCGACTCGGCGTGCTGGGGGTGGTCGTCGAAATCGACGGTCGCCCGGTGTCCACGTTCGGCTGCGACGGGGTGTTGGTGGCCACGCCCACCGGATCCACCGCGTACGCGTTCTCGGCCGGCGGCCCGGTGTTGTGGCCGGACCTCGAGGCGATCCTGGTGGTGCCCAACAACGCTCACGCGCTGTTCGGCCGCCCGATGGTCACCAGCCCCGAGGCGACGATCGCCATCGAGATCGAAGCGGGCGGAAACGACGCCCTGGTGTTCTGCGACGGCCGCCGCGAAATGGTCATACCGGCCGGCGGGCGGCTCGAGGTGACTCGTTGCGCCACACCGGTTAAATGGGCACGCCTGGACAGCGCGCCGTTCACCGATCGCTTGGTGCGCAAGTTCCGGTTGCCGGTAACCGGTTGGCGGGGAAAGTAA
- a CDS encoding HAD-IIA family hydrolase produces MKSLAQQYDCLLVDLDGTVFRGRQPTEGAVEALDRADSRKLFVTNNASRSADEVAAHLRELGFTASAADVVTSAQSAAHLLAGQLPSQSPVLIVGTDALANEITAVGLRPVRRFDDDPVAVVQGLSMTIGWPDLAEAALAIRAGALWVAANVDPTLPTERGLLPGNGSLVAALRAATGAQPQVAGKPGRQLMQDAVDRGDFDAPLVIGDRLDTDIEGANNAGLPSLMVLSGVNTARDAVYAEPVRRPTYIGLDLRSLHQDGTRLKVGQQSGWRVDLSADTITVSANGGDDGDGLSIVRAVADAVWSAHSPLRIEAGDDEARDALGRWDLMGSSE; encoded by the coding sequence GTGAAAAGCCTTGCGCAGCAATATGATTGCCTGCTGGTCGATCTGGATGGGACCGTGTTTCGCGGCCGTCAGCCGACCGAGGGCGCGGTCGAGGCGCTGGACCGGGCCGACTCCCGCAAGCTGTTCGTCACCAACAACGCCTCCCGCAGCGCGGACGAGGTGGCCGCGCACCTGCGTGAGCTCGGCTTCACCGCCAGCGCCGCCGACGTCGTCACCAGCGCGCAAAGCGCGGCGCACCTGCTCGCCGGTCAGTTGCCGTCGCAGTCGCCGGTCTTGATCGTCGGCACCGACGCGTTGGCCAACGAGATCACCGCGGTCGGGCTGCGTCCCGTGCGCCGGTTTGACGACGACCCGGTCGCCGTCGTGCAGGGCCTCTCGATGACCATCGGCTGGCCCGATCTCGCCGAGGCCGCGCTGGCCATCCGCGCGGGCGCGCTGTGGGTGGCGGCCAACGTCGATCCCACCTTGCCCACCGAGCGCGGTCTGCTGCCGGGCAACGGGTCGCTGGTGGCCGCGCTCCGGGCCGCCACCGGCGCGCAACCCCAGGTGGCGGGCAAGCCGGGCCGCCAACTGATGCAGGATGCGGTGGACCGTGGCGATTTCGATGCGCCGTTGGTGATCGGCGACAGGTTGGACACCGACATCGAGGGGGCCAACAATGCCGGGCTGCCCAGCCTGATGGTGCTCTCCGGGGTCAACACCGCGCGCGACGCGGTCTACGCCGAGCCCGTCCGGCGGCCCACCTACATCGGCCTCGACCTGCGTTCGCTGCACCAGGACGGCACACGGCTCAAGGTGGGGCAGCAATCGGGCTGGCGGGTCGACCTCAGCGCCGACACAATCACGGTCAGCGCCAACGGGGGGGATGACGGCGATGGGTTGTCGATCGTTCGTGCAGTCGCCGACGCGGTGTGGAGCGCACACTCGCCGCTGCGAATCGAGGCCGGCGACGACGAGGCGCGCGACGCGCTGGGCCGCTGGGATCTTATGGGTAGTTCTGAATGA
- a CDS encoding DUF732 domain-containing protein translates to MRYAPSLHQPTVRIVVLAAGMALTSVAAATLAAPIRADIMGNAFLAALTNAGVPYSEPAAATALGESVCPMVFAPGGSFDAIAARVADDSGISHEAAGAFTLIAIATYCPAILGPLLSDRRPA, encoded by the coding sequence ATGCGTTACGCGCCTTCGCTACACCAGCCCACCGTTCGCATTGTGGTGCTGGCCGCGGGCATGGCGCTGACGTCTGTGGCCGCCGCCACGCTGGCGGCACCCATCCGCGCCGACATCATGGGCAACGCGTTCCTGGCCGCCCTGACCAATGCCGGGGTTCCGTATAGCGAACCGGCCGCCGCGACGGCGCTCGGTGAGTCGGTCTGCCCGATGGTGTTTGCGCCCGGCGGCTCGTTCGATGCGATTGCCGCCCGAGTGGCCGACGACAGCGGAATCTCGCACGAGGCGGCCGGAGCGTTCACCCTCATCGCCATCGCGACGTATTGTCCGGCAATTCTGGGGCCGCTGTTGTCTGATCGGCGGCCGGCCTAG
- a CDS encoding tetratricopeptide repeat protein, whose product MVDDRHGRGGERRPRSTAGSGGPRGSQGRGPRTEWEGRWSGPGRARSAQPQRSSPGDDGPPIPPDIDARQLAPEVRRELSTLDRATADAVARHLVAAGQLLDEDPEAALRHARAARARASRIAAIREAVGIAAYHSGDWGQALSELRAARRMGSKSALLALIADCERGLGRPERAIELARGPEAAQLSGDDADELRIVAAGARADLGQLEQALALLSTPQLDPNRTGSTAARLFYVYADTLLALGRDEEALQWFLRSAGADVDGVTDAEDRVEELGAADTS is encoded by the coding sequence GTGGTCGACGACAGGCACGGTCGGGGCGGCGAGCGGCGTCCGCGGTCGACTGCTGGCTCCGGCGGCCCCCGCGGGTCTCAGGGGCGCGGGCCACGCACCGAGTGGGAGGGCCGCTGGTCGGGCCCCGGCCGCGCGCGCTCGGCGCAGCCGCAGCGCTCATCACCCGGCGATGACGGGCCGCCGATACCGCCGGACATCGACGCCAGGCAGCTGGCGCCCGAGGTCCGGCGCGAGCTGAGCACCTTGGACCGTGCCACCGCCGACGCGGTGGCGCGGCACCTGGTCGCCGCCGGGCAATTGCTCGACGAGGACCCCGAGGCGGCCCTGCGCCATGCCCGCGCAGCGCGGGCCCGGGCCAGCCGGATCGCCGCGATTCGGGAGGCCGTCGGAATCGCGGCGTATCACAGCGGCGATTGGGGCCAGGCGCTCTCCGAATTGCGCGCCGCCCGCCGGATGGGCAGCAAGTCCGCGTTGCTCGCGCTGATCGCCGATTGCGAACGGGGACTGGGCCGTCCGGAGCGGGCGATCGAACTGGCCCGTGGACCCGAGGCGGCCCAGCTCTCCGGCGACGATGCCGACGAGTTGCGCATCGTCGCCGCCGGTGCCCGCGCGGACCTCGGGCAGCTGGAGCAGGCATTGGCCCTCTTGTCGACACCGCAGCTGGATCCCAACCGCACCGGCTCAACGGCCGCGCGGCTGTTCTACGTCTACGCCGACACGCTGCTGGCCCTCGGTCGCGACGAGGAAGCGCTGCAGTGGTTCCTGCGCTCCGCCGGCGCCGACGTCGACGGTGTCACCGACGCCGAAGACCGGGTGGAAGAGCTGGGCGCGGCAGACACATCGTGA
- the steA gene encoding putative cytokinetic ring protein SteA, giving the protein MKMSGLLSRNTARPGVTGTARVDRNIDRLLRRVCPGDIVVLDVLDLDRITADALVEADIAAVVNASPSVSGRYPNMGPEVLVNNGVTLIDETGPDVFKKVKDGSKIRLYEGGVYSGDRRLIRGTERTDHDIADLMREAKSGLAAHLEAFAGNTIEFIKSESPLLIDGIGIPDVDLDLRRRHVVLVGEEFSAADDLKSLKPFIKEYQPVLVGVGSGADVLRKAGYRPQLIVGDPDKISTDALKCGAHVVLPADADGHAPGLERIQDLGVGAMTFPAAGSAMDLALLLADHHGAALLVTAGHTANIETFFDRTRAQSNPSTFLTRLRVGEKLVDSKAVATLYRNHISAGAIALLALTMLIAVIVALWVSRTDATVLHWVVDYWNRFSLWVQHLVS; this is encoded by the coding sequence ATGAAGATGTCAGGCCTACTTTCCCGCAACACCGCCCGGCCGGGCGTCACCGGCACCGCCCGGGTGGACCGGAACATCGACCGACTGCTGCGCAGGGTCTGCCCCGGCGACATCGTGGTGCTCGACGTCTTGGATCTGGATCGCATCACCGCCGATGCACTGGTTGAGGCCGACATTGCGGCCGTCGTCAACGCATCGCCGTCCGTCTCGGGCCGCTACCCGAACATGGGGCCCGAGGTGCTGGTCAACAACGGGGTCACGCTCATCGACGAGACCGGGCCCGACGTCTTCAAGAAGGTCAAGGACGGCAGCAAGATTCGCCTCTACGAAGGCGGTGTGTACTCCGGTGACCGGCGGCTGATCCGCGGGACCGAGCGCACCGACCACGACATCGCCGACCTGATGCGCGAAGCCAAGAGCGGCCTGGCCGCTCACCTGGAGGCATTCGCCGGCAACACGATCGAGTTCATCAAGAGCGAAAGCCCGCTGCTGATCGACGGCATCGGCATCCCCGACGTCGACCTCGACCTGCGCCGCCGGCACGTGGTGCTCGTCGGCGAGGAGTTCAGCGCCGCCGACGATCTCAAGTCCCTCAAGCCGTTCATCAAGGAGTACCAGCCGGTGCTGGTCGGTGTCGGCAGCGGCGCGGACGTGTTGCGCAAGGCGGGCTATCGCCCACAGCTGATCGTCGGCGACCCCGACAAGATCAGCACCGACGCCCTCAAGTGTGGTGCGCATGTCGTGTTGCCCGCCGACGCCGACGGCCACGCCCCGGGCCTGGAGCGAATCCAGGACCTCGGTGTCGGGGCGATGACGTTCCCGGCGGCCGGCTCGGCGATGGACCTGGCCCTGCTGCTGGCCGATCATCACGGCGCAGCCCTGCTGGTCACGGCCGGCCACACCGCCAACATCGAGACCTTCTTCGACCGGACGCGCGCGCAGAGCAACCCGTCGACCTTCCTGACCCGGCTGCGGGTGGGCGAGAAGCTGGTGGACTCCAAGGCGGTCGCCACCCTCTACCGCAATCACATCTCGGCGGGCGCCATCGCGCTGCTGGCGCTGACCATGCTGATCGCCGTCATCGTCGCGCTGTGGGTGTCACGCACCGACGCCACGGTGCTGCACTGGGTTGTCGACTACTGGAACCGCTTCTCCCTGTGGGTGCAGCACTTGGTCAGCTAG
- a CDS encoding DNA-3-methyladenine glycosylase, translated as MAADQLLVDPVAAAHRLLGATLVGRGVRATLVEVEAYGGVPDGPWPDASAHSYRGINGRNAVMFGPPGRLYTYRSHGIHVCANVSCGPDGVAAAVLLRAAAIEEGTDVARGRRGAAVRTVALARGPGNLCSALGITMADNGIDLFDRKSPVRLVLNTAQGAVSGPRVGVSQAADRPWRLWLAGRPEVSPYRRSPRAPAPGESD; from the coding sequence GTGGCTGCTGACCAGTTGCTCGTCGATCCGGTCGCGGCGGCGCATCGGCTGCTTGGGGCCACCCTGGTGGGTCGCGGGGTGCGCGCCACCCTCGTCGAGGTCGAGGCCTACGGCGGGGTTCCCGACGGCCCGTGGCCGGACGCTTCCGCGCACTCGTATCGCGGCATCAACGGCCGCAACGCGGTGATGTTCGGCCCCCCGGGGCGGCTGTACACCTACCGCAGCCACGGTATTCACGTGTGCGCCAACGTCTCCTGCGGACCCGACGGCGTCGCGGCCGCCGTGTTGCTCAGGGCCGCGGCCATCGAGGAGGGTACCGACGTCGCCCGGGGCAGGCGCGGCGCGGCCGTCCGCACCGTCGCGTTGGCACGCGGCCCGGGGAATTTATGCTCAGCCCTGGGAATCACCATGGCCGACAACGGGATTGACTTGTTCGACCGGAAGAGTCCGGTGCGGTTGGTCCTCAACACGGCGCAAGGCGCGGTGTCGGGTCCCCGTGTCGGGGTCAGCCAGGCCGCCGACCGGCCCTGGCGGTTGTGGCTCGCGGGCCGACCGGAAGTCTCCCCCTACCGCCGCAGCCCCCGGGCCCCGGCGCCGGGCGAGAGCGACTGA
- the tyrS gene encoding tyrosine--tRNA ligase, whose amino-acid sequence MSSMILDELGWRDLIAQSTDLDALAAEAQQGPMTVYAGFDPTAPSLHAGHLVPLLTLRRFQRAGHRPIVLAGGATGMIGDPREVGERTLNEAGTVADWTDRIRGQLERFVDFDSSPTGAIVENNLDWTGQLSAIEFLRDLGKHFSVNVMLDRDTIRRRLDGEGISYTEFSYMLLQANDYVELHQRHGCTLQLGGSDQWGNIIAGVRLVRQKLGASVHALTVPLVTAADGTKFGKSTGGGSLWLDPQLTSPYAWYQYFVNTADADVIRYLRWFTFLSADEVAELEQATAERPQQRAAQRRLAAELTVLVHGEEAKAAVEHASQALFGRGELDRLDESTLAAALREAAVAELKPGGPDGIVDLLVASGLSASRGAARRTIEEGGAYVNNVRIESDEWVPRDSDFLHGRWLVLRRGKRNIAGIERVG is encoded by the coding sequence ATGTCAAGCATGATCCTCGACGAGCTCGGCTGGCGCGACCTGATCGCGCAGTCCACCGACCTCGACGCGCTGGCGGCCGAAGCGCAACAGGGGCCGATGACGGTGTACGCCGGTTTTGACCCGACCGCGCCGAGCCTGCACGCCGGGCATCTGGTGCCGCTGCTGACGTTGCGGCGGTTTCAACGCGCGGGTCACCGCCCCATCGTGCTCGCGGGCGGCGCCACCGGCATGATCGGTGACCCGCGTGAGGTGGGTGAGCGCACGCTGAACGAGGCCGGCACCGTTGCCGATTGGACCGACCGGATCCGCGGGCAGCTGGAACGTTTCGTCGACTTCGACAGCTCGCCGACCGGTGCGATCGTCGAGAACAACCTCGACTGGACCGGCCAGCTGTCGGCGATCGAATTCCTGCGCGATCTCGGCAAGCATTTCTCGGTGAACGTGATGCTGGATCGCGACACCATCCGGCGCCGCCTCGACGGCGAGGGAATCTCCTACACCGAGTTCAGCTACATGCTGCTGCAGGCCAACGACTACGTCGAATTGCATCAGCGGCACGGGTGCACGCTGCAGCTCGGCGGGTCGGATCAGTGGGGCAACATCATCGCCGGGGTCCGCCTGGTCCGCCAGAAACTGGGCGCCTCGGTGCATGCGCTCACCGTTCCGCTGGTCACCGCGGCCGACGGCACCAAGTTCGGCAAATCCACCGGCGGCGGCAGCCTGTGGCTAGACCCTCAGCTCACCAGCCCCTATGCCTGGTACCAGTACTTCGTCAACACCGCCGACGCCGACGTGATCCGCTACCTGCGCTGGTTCACCTTCTTGTCGGCCGACGAGGTGGCCGAGCTGGAACAGGCCACGGCCGAGCGGCCGCAGCAGCGTGCCGCCCAGCGCCGGCTCGCCGCCGAGCTCACCGTTCTGGTGCATGGCGAAGAGGCGAAGGCGGCGGTCGAGCACGCCAGCCAGGCGCTTTTCGGCCGCGGCGAACTCGACCGTCTGGACGAGTCGACGCTGGCCGCGGCGCTGCGCGAGGCGGCGGTCGCCGAGCTCAAGCCCGGCGGCCCCGACGGGATCGTCGACTTGCTGGTGGCCAGCGGCTTGTCGGCGAGCCGGGGCGCGGCGCGACGCACGATCGAAGAGGGCGGCGCCTACGTCAACAACGTCCGCATCGAGAGCGACGAATGGGTGCCGCGCGATTCGGATTTCCTGCACGGTCGCTGGCTGGTGCTGCGCCGCGGCAAGCGCAATATCGCGGGCATCGAACGGGTCGGGTAG